In Eubalaena glacialis isolate mEubGla1 chromosome 4, mEubGla1.1.hap2.+ XY, whole genome shotgun sequence, one DNA window encodes the following:
- the SLC45A2 gene encoding membrane-associated transporter protein isoform X3, whose protein sequence is MGDSSGQPGIHTYKSLAEEGPFGSVEPPKRPTGSLVMHSMAMFGREFCYAVEAAYVTPVLLSVGLPKSLYSMVWLLSPILGFLLQPVVGLASDHCRARWGRRRPYILTLGVVMLLGMAMYLNGDAIVSALIADPRTKLIWAISITMIGVVLFDFAADFIDGPIKAYLFDVCTHRDKERGLHYHALFTGLGGALGYLLGAIDWAHLELGRLLGTEFQVMFFFSSLVLTLCFIIHLCSIPEAPLRDVAKDIPPQQAPQDLALSSDRMYEYGSIEKVKNGYVNPELALQGEKTRNPAEQTRRTMTMKSLLRALMSMPPHYRCLCISHLIGWTAFLSNMLFFTDFMGQIVYHGDPYGAHNSTEFLIYQRGVEVGCWGLCINSVFSSLYSYFQKALVPYIGLKGLYFMGYLLFGLGTGVIGLFPNVYSTLVMCTLFGVMSSTLYTVPFNLITAYHREEQEKQRQQARGGGLDGSARGQGVDCAALTCMVQLAQILVGGGLGLLVNMAGSVVIVVITASAVALIGCCFVALFVRYMD, encoded by the exons ATGGGCGACAGCAGTGGGCAGCCTGGCATCCACACCTACAAATCCCTCGCTGAGGAGGGCCCCTTCGGCTCTGTGGAGCCGCCCAAAAGACCCACAGGGAGCCTGGTCATGCACAGCATGGCCATGTTCGGCCGGGAGTTTTGCTATGCGGTGGAGGCGGCCTACGTGACCCCAGTCCTGCTCAGCGTGGGCCTGCCCAAGAGTCTCTACAGCATGGTGTGGCTCCTGAGCCCTATCCTGGGGTTCCTGCTGCAGCCCGTGGTGGGACTGGCCAGTGACCACTGCCGGGCCCGGTGGGGGCGGCGGAGACCCTACATCCTCACGCTGGGTGTCGTGATGCTCCTGGGCATGGCTATGTACCTTAACGGGGACGCTATCGTATCAG cTTTGATTGCTGACCCAAGGACGAAGCTGATTTGGGCCATCAGCATCACCATGATAGGTGTGGTTCTCTTTGATTTTGCTGCTGACTTCATTGATGGGCCTATCAAAGCCTACTTATTTGATGTCTGCACCCATCGAGATAAGGAGAGGGGCCTCCACTACCATGCCCTCTTCACAG GTTTGGGAGGTGCCCTGGGTTACCTTTTGGGTGCCATCGACTGGGCCCACCTGGAACTGGGAAGACTGCTGGGCACAGAATTCCAGGTCATGTTCTTCTTCTCCTCGTTGGTGCTCACTTTGTGTTTTATTATCCATCTGTGCAGTATCCCTGAAGCCCCACTTAGAGATGTTGCCAAGGACATTCCCCCACAGCAAGCCCCTCAGGACCTTGCATTGTCATCAGACAGAATGTATGAGTATGGGTCTATTGAGAAAGTTAAAAATGGTTATGTAAACCCAGAGCTGGCGCTGCAGGGAGAAAAAACCAGAAATCCTGCTGAACAG ACTCGGAGGACAATGACCATGAAGTCACTGCTGAGGGCGCTGATGAGCATGCCTCCCCACTACCGCTGCCTTTGCATCAGCCACCTCATTGGATGGACCGCCTTCCTGTCCAACATGCTCTTCTTCACAGACTTCATGGGCCAG ATCGTGTACCACGGGGATCCCTACGGCGCACACAACTCCACAGAATTCCTCATCTACCAAAGAGGGGTCGAGGTTGGATGTTGGGGTTTGTGCATCAACTCTGTGTTTTCCTCACTTTATTCTT ACTTTCAGAAAGCTTTGGTTCCCTACATCGGATTAAAGGGTCTTTACTTCATGGGTTATTTGCTGTTTGGCCTGGGGACGGGCGTCATCGGGCTCTTCCCGAATGTCTACTCCACCCTGGTCATGTGCACCTTGTTTGGCGTGATGTCCAGCACCCTGTACACCGTGCCTTTTAACCTCATCACCGCGTACCACCGAGAGGAGCAGGAGAAGCAG AGGCAGCAGGCCCGGGGCGGGGGCCTGGACGGCAGCGCGAGAGGGCAGGGTGTGGACTGCGCCGCCCTCACCTGCATGGTGCAGCTGGCTCAGATCCTGGTTGGAGGTGGCCTGGGCCTTCTGGTCAACATGGCCGGGAGCGTCGTCATCGTGGTGATCACAGCCTCCGCAGTGGCACTGATTGGCTGTTGCTTTGTGGCTCTCTTTGTTAGATATATGGATTAG
- the SLC45A2 gene encoding membrane-associated transporter protein isoform X1 — protein sequence MGDSSGQPGIHTYKSLAEEGPFGSVEPPKRPTGSLVMHSMAMFGREFCYAVEAAYVTPVLLSVGLPKSLYSMVWLLSPILGFLLQPVVGLASDHCRARWGRRRPYILTLGVVMLLGMAMYLNGDAIVSALIADPRTKLIWAISITMIGVVLFDFAADFIDGPIKAYLFDVCTHRDKERGLHYHALFTGLGGALGYLLGAIDWAHLELGRLLGTEFQVMFFFSSLVLTLCFIIHLCSIPEAPLRDVAKDIPPQQAPQDLALSSDRMYEYGSIEKVKNGYVNPELALQGEKTRNPAEQTRRTMTMKSLLRALMSMPPHYRCLCISHLIGWTAFLSNMLFFTDFMGQIVYHGDPYGAHNSTEFLIYQRGVEVGCWDFQKALVPYIGLKGLYFMGYLLFGLGTGVIGLFPNVYSTLVMCTLFGVMSSTLYTVPFNLITAYHREEQEKQRQQARGGGLDGSARGQGVDCAALTCMVQLAQILVGGGLGLLVNMAGSVVIVVITASAVALIGCCFVALFVRYMD from the exons ATGGGCGACAGCAGTGGGCAGCCTGGCATCCACACCTACAAATCCCTCGCTGAGGAGGGCCCCTTCGGCTCTGTGGAGCCGCCCAAAAGACCCACAGGGAGCCTGGTCATGCACAGCATGGCCATGTTCGGCCGGGAGTTTTGCTATGCGGTGGAGGCGGCCTACGTGACCCCAGTCCTGCTCAGCGTGGGCCTGCCCAAGAGTCTCTACAGCATGGTGTGGCTCCTGAGCCCTATCCTGGGGTTCCTGCTGCAGCCCGTGGTGGGACTGGCCAGTGACCACTGCCGGGCCCGGTGGGGGCGGCGGAGACCCTACATCCTCACGCTGGGTGTCGTGATGCTCCTGGGCATGGCTATGTACCTTAACGGGGACGCTATCGTATCAG cTTTGATTGCTGACCCAAGGACGAAGCTGATTTGGGCCATCAGCATCACCATGATAGGTGTGGTTCTCTTTGATTTTGCTGCTGACTTCATTGATGGGCCTATCAAAGCCTACTTATTTGATGTCTGCACCCATCGAGATAAGGAGAGGGGCCTCCACTACCATGCCCTCTTCACAG GTTTGGGAGGTGCCCTGGGTTACCTTTTGGGTGCCATCGACTGGGCCCACCTGGAACTGGGAAGACTGCTGGGCACAGAATTCCAGGTCATGTTCTTCTTCTCCTCGTTGGTGCTCACTTTGTGTTTTATTATCCATCTGTGCAGTATCCCTGAAGCCCCACTTAGAGATGTTGCCAAGGACATTCCCCCACAGCAAGCCCCTCAGGACCTTGCATTGTCATCAGACAGAATGTATGAGTATGGGTCTATTGAGAAAGTTAAAAATGGTTATGTAAACCCAGAGCTGGCGCTGCAGGGAGAAAAAACCAGAAATCCTGCTGAACAG ACTCGGAGGACAATGACCATGAAGTCACTGCTGAGGGCGCTGATGAGCATGCCTCCCCACTACCGCTGCCTTTGCATCAGCCACCTCATTGGATGGACCGCCTTCCTGTCCAACATGCTCTTCTTCACAGACTTCATGGGCCAG ATCGTGTACCACGGGGATCCCTACGGCGCACACAACTCCACAGAATTCCTCATCTACCAAAGAGGGGTCGAGGTTGGATGTTGGG ACTTTCAGAAAGCTTTGGTTCCCTACATCGGATTAAAGGGTCTTTACTTCATGGGTTATTTGCTGTTTGGCCTGGGGACGGGCGTCATCGGGCTCTTCCCGAATGTCTACTCCACCCTGGTCATGTGCACCTTGTTTGGCGTGATGTCCAGCACCCTGTACACCGTGCCTTTTAACCTCATCACCGCGTACCACCGAGAGGAGCAGGAGAAGCAG AGGCAGCAGGCCCGGGGCGGGGGCCTGGACGGCAGCGCGAGAGGGCAGGGTGTGGACTGCGCCGCCCTCACCTGCATGGTGCAGCTGGCTCAGATCCTGGTTGGAGGTGGCCTGGGCCTTCTGGTCAACATGGCCGGGAGCGTCGTCATCGTGGTGATCACAGCCTCCGCAGTGGCACTGATTGGCTGTTGCTTTGTGGCTCTCTTTGTTAGATATATGGATTAG
- the SLC45A2 gene encoding membrane-associated transporter protein isoform X2, with the protein MGDSSGQPGIHTYKSLAEEGPFGSVEPPKRPTGSLVMHSMAMFGREFCYAVEAAYVTPVLLSVGLPKSLYSMVWLLSPILGFLLQPVVGLASDHCRARWGRRRPYILTLGVVMLLGMAMYLNGDAIVSALIADPRTKLIWAISITMIGVVLFDFAADFIDGPIKAYLFDVCTHRDKERGLHYHALFTGLGGALGYLLGAIDWAHLELGRLLGTEFQTRRTMTMKSLLRALMSMPPHYRCLCISHLIGWTAFLSNMLFFTDFMGQIVYHGDPYGAHNSTEFLIYQRGVEVGCWGLCINSVFSSLYSYFQKALVPYIGLKGLYFMGYLLFGLGTGVIGLFPNVYSTLVMCTLFGVMSSTLYTVPFNLITAYHREEQEKQRQQARGGGLDGSARGQGVDCAALTCMVQLAQILVGGGLGLLVNMAGSVVIVVITASAVALIGCCFVALFVRYMD; encoded by the exons ATGGGCGACAGCAGTGGGCAGCCTGGCATCCACACCTACAAATCCCTCGCTGAGGAGGGCCCCTTCGGCTCTGTGGAGCCGCCCAAAAGACCCACAGGGAGCCTGGTCATGCACAGCATGGCCATGTTCGGCCGGGAGTTTTGCTATGCGGTGGAGGCGGCCTACGTGACCCCAGTCCTGCTCAGCGTGGGCCTGCCCAAGAGTCTCTACAGCATGGTGTGGCTCCTGAGCCCTATCCTGGGGTTCCTGCTGCAGCCCGTGGTGGGACTGGCCAGTGACCACTGCCGGGCCCGGTGGGGGCGGCGGAGACCCTACATCCTCACGCTGGGTGTCGTGATGCTCCTGGGCATGGCTATGTACCTTAACGGGGACGCTATCGTATCAG cTTTGATTGCTGACCCAAGGACGAAGCTGATTTGGGCCATCAGCATCACCATGATAGGTGTGGTTCTCTTTGATTTTGCTGCTGACTTCATTGATGGGCCTATCAAAGCCTACTTATTTGATGTCTGCACCCATCGAGATAAGGAGAGGGGCCTCCACTACCATGCCCTCTTCACAG GTTTGGGAGGTGCCCTGGGTTACCTTTTGGGTGCCATCGACTGGGCCCACCTGGAACTGGGAAGACTGCTGGGCACAGAATTCCAG ACTCGGAGGACAATGACCATGAAGTCACTGCTGAGGGCGCTGATGAGCATGCCTCCCCACTACCGCTGCCTTTGCATCAGCCACCTCATTGGATGGACCGCCTTCCTGTCCAACATGCTCTTCTTCACAGACTTCATGGGCCAG ATCGTGTACCACGGGGATCCCTACGGCGCACACAACTCCACAGAATTCCTCATCTACCAAAGAGGGGTCGAGGTTGGATGTTGGGGTTTGTGCATCAACTCTGTGTTTTCCTCACTTTATTCTT ACTTTCAGAAAGCTTTGGTTCCCTACATCGGATTAAAGGGTCTTTACTTCATGGGTTATTTGCTGTTTGGCCTGGGGACGGGCGTCATCGGGCTCTTCCCGAATGTCTACTCCACCCTGGTCATGTGCACCTTGTTTGGCGTGATGTCCAGCACCCTGTACACCGTGCCTTTTAACCTCATCACCGCGTACCACCGAGAGGAGCAGGAGAAGCAG AGGCAGCAGGCCCGGGGCGGGGGCCTGGACGGCAGCGCGAGAGGGCAGGGTGTGGACTGCGCCGCCCTCACCTGCATGGTGCAGCTGGCTCAGATCCTGGTTGGAGGTGGCCTGGGCCTTCTGGTCAACATGGCCGGGAGCGTCGTCATCGTGGTGATCACAGCCTCCGCAGTGGCACTGATTGGCTGTTGCTTTGTGGCTCTCTTTGTTAGATATATGGATTAG